One window from the genome of Pantoea cypripedii encodes:
- the asnS gene encoding asparagine--tRNA ligase yields the protein MSVVPVADVLHGRVAVDSEVTVRGWVRTRRDSKAGLSFIAVYDGSCFNPVQAVVNNSLNNYQDEVLRLTTGCSVIITGKVVESPGEGQAFELQATSVEVVGWVDDPDTYPMAAKRHSIEYLREVAHLRPRTNLIGAVARVRHTLAQALHRFFHENGYFWVSTPLITASDTEGAGEMFRVSTLDLENLPRDPQGKIDFDKDFFGKEAFLTVSGQLNGETYACALSKVYTFGPTFRAENSNTSRHLAEFWMLEPEVAFATLDDAAALAEAMLKYVFKAVLEERADDLAFFAERVDKDAISRLERFVKADFAQVDYTDAIEILLKSGQSFENPVSWGVDLSSEHERYLAEQHFKAPVVVKNYPKDIKAFYMRMNEDGKTVAAMDVLAPGIGEIIGGSQREERLDVLDARLAEMGLNKEDYWWYRDLRRYGTVPHSGFGLGFERLIAYVTGVQNVRDVIPFPRTPRNANF from the coding sequence ATGAGCGTAGTGCCTGTAGCGGATGTACTACACGGCCGTGTCGCGGTTGACAGTGAAGTCACCGTACGTGGTTGGGTGCGTACCCGAAGAGATTCCAAAGCCGGTCTTTCCTTTATCGCCGTTTATGACGGTTCCTGCTTTAATCCCGTTCAGGCTGTCGTCAATAATTCTCTGAATAATTATCAGGACGAAGTGCTGCGTCTGACCACGGGTTGCTCGGTCATCATTACCGGCAAAGTGGTGGAATCACCGGGTGAAGGCCAGGCATTTGAATTGCAGGCCACCAGCGTGGAAGTGGTTGGCTGGGTTGACGATCCGGATACCTATCCGATGGCGGCGAAACGCCACAGCATCGAATACCTGCGTGAAGTGGCGCACCTGCGTCCGCGTACCAACCTGATTGGCGCAGTTGCACGTGTCCGCCATACCCTGGCCCAGGCACTGCATCGCTTTTTCCATGAAAATGGTTATTTCTGGGTTTCCACGCCGCTGATCACCGCTTCCGATACCGAAGGTGCCGGTGAAATGTTCCGCGTTTCGACGCTGGATCTGGAAAACCTGCCGCGCGATCCGCAGGGCAAAATTGACTTCGATAAAGACTTCTTCGGTAAAGAAGCTTTCCTGACGGTATCCGGCCAGCTCAACGGTGAAACCTACGCCTGTGCGCTGTCGAAGGTCTACACCTTTGGCCCAACCTTCCGTGCGGAAAACTCCAACACCAGCCGCCATCTGGCCGAGTTCTGGATGCTGGAGCCGGAAGTGGCGTTTGCCACCCTCGATGACGCCGCAGCACTGGCTGAAGCCATGCTGAAATACGTGTTTAAAGCCGTGCTGGAAGAACGCGCAGACGATCTGGCGTTCTTTGCTGAACGCGTAGACAAAGATGCGATTTCTCGCCTGGAACGTTTTGTTAAAGCAGATTTCGCGCAGGTGGACTACACCGATGCGATCGAAATTCTGCTGAAAAGCGGCCAGAGTTTCGAAAATCCGGTCTCCTGGGGCGTGGATTTGTCATCCGAACACGAGCGTTATCTTGCCGAGCAGCACTTCAAGGCACCGGTGGTGGTGAAAAACTATCCGAAAGATATCAAAGCCTTCTACATGCGCATGAACGAAGATGGCAAAACCGTGGCGGCGATGGACGTGCTGGCGCCAGGCATTGGCGAAATCATCGGTGGTTCACAGCGTGAAGAACGTCTGGATGTGCTGGATGCGCGCCTTGCTGAGATGGGTCTGAATAAAGAAGATTACTGGTGGTACCGTGACTTACGTCGTTACGGCACCGTGCCGCACTCCGGTTTCGGTTTAGGTTTCGAACGGTTAATCGCCTATGTCACCGGCGTACAAAATGTAAGGGATGTTATCCCCTTCCCACGTACACCGCGCAACGCCAATTTCTAA
- the pncB gene encoding nicotinate phosphoribosyltransferase encodes MTGHASPILTTLLDTDAYKLHMQQAVYHRYYDVPVTAEFRCRGAELLGVYADELRTHIDAMQSLALSEEEYRYLSALPFFDADYLSWLRGFRFNPQQVVVRNDHGKLAIQISGPWREVILWEVPLLALISELVHRHRTPNIGVEQAVAHLQHKLVDFRQKVGDLDMSRFHLMDFGTRRRFSQPVQEAIVSTLKQDFPWLVGTSNYDLARRLQLNPVGTQAHEWFQAHQQISPVLANSQRAALQSWLDEYDDQLGIALTDCITMDAFLRDFGPGFAHRYQGLRHDSGDPVEWGEKAIAHYQRLDIDPLSKTLVFSDNLDLDKALGLYRHFGQRANVVFGIGTRLTCDIPGVTPLNIVIKLVSCNGKPVAKLSDSPGKTICQDKAFVRALRKAFDLPLVKRAS; translated from the coding sequence ATGACAGGACACGCTTCCCCGATTTTGACCACGCTGCTTGATACCGATGCCTACAAGCTTCATATGCAGCAGGCCGTATATCATCGTTATTACGATGTCCCGGTCACGGCGGAGTTTCGCTGCCGTGGCGCTGAGTTGCTCGGCGTCTACGCGGACGAACTCCGTACCCATATCGATGCGATGCAATCCCTCGCCCTGAGCGAAGAGGAATATCGTTACCTTTCAGCCCTGCCCTTCTTTGACGCCGACTACCTCAGCTGGCTGCGCGGTTTCCGCTTCAATCCGCAGCAGGTCGTCGTCCGTAATGACCACGGTAAACTCGCCATTCAGATTAGCGGCCCGTGGCGTGAAGTGATTTTGTGGGAAGTGCCACTGCTGGCGTTGATTAGCGAGCTGGTACACCGTCATCGCACGCCGAACATTGGTGTGGAACAGGCGGTGGCGCATCTGCAGCATAAGCTGGTGGATTTTCGCCAGAAAGTGGGCGATCTGGATATGTCCCGCTTTCATCTGATGGACTTTGGCACCCGTCGCCGCTTTTCACAACCGGTGCAGGAAGCGATTGTCAGCACGCTGAAACAGGATTTCCCGTGGCTGGTTGGCACCAGTAACTATGACCTGGCGCGGCGTCTGCAACTCAACCCGGTCGGCACCCAGGCACATGAATGGTTCCAGGCGCATCAGCAGATTAGCCCGGTGCTGGCCAACAGCCAGCGCGCGGCGCTGCAATCCTGGCTGGACGAGTATGATGACCAGCTCGGCATCGCCCTCACCGATTGCATTACGATGGATGCGTTCCTGCGTGATTTTGGCCCCGGCTTTGCTCACCGCTATCAGGGCTTACGTCATGATTCGGGTGACCCGGTGGAATGGGGTGAGAAAGCCATTGCCCATTATCAGCGGCTGGATATCGATCCACTCAGCAAGACGCTGGTGTTCTCGGACAATCTCGACCTGGATAAAGCGCTGGGGCTGTACCGTCATTTTGGCCAGCGCGCCAATGTGGTGTTTGGTATCGGCACGCGTCTGACCTGCGATATCCCTGGAGTCACGCCGCTGAATATCGTGATCAAACTGGTGAGCTGCAACGGCAAACCGGTAGCAAAACTTTCCGACAGCCCCGGCAAAACCATCTGCCAGGATAAAGCCTTCGTGCGGGCACTGCGTAAAGCCTTTGACCTGCCGTTGGTGAAAAGAGCCAGCTAA
- the pepN gene encoding aminopeptidase N: protein MTQQPQIKYRHDYRAPDFTITDIDLTFDLDAATTRVTAVSQVKRLGAGQAELRLDGEDLTLVSLAVDGNAWSHYREEDGALVLSQLPDNFTLTIINDIHPDKNTALEGLYQSGEALCTQCEAEGFRHITWYLDRPDVLARFTTTIIADAARYPFLLSNGNKLESGRHEDGRHWVKWQDPFPKPCYLFALVAGDFDVLRDSFTTRSGRDVALEIFVDRGNLDRADWAMTSLKNSMAWDEERFGLEYDLDIFMIVAVDFFNMGAMENKGLNVFNSKYVLAKAETATDKDYLGIEAVIGHEYFHNWTGNRVTCRDWFQLSLKEGLTVFRDQEFSSDLGSRAVNRIDNVRVMRGAQFAEDASPMAHPIRPDQVIEMNNFYTLTVYEKGSEVIRMMHTLLGEENFQKGMQLYFERHDGSAATCDDFVQAMEDASNVDLSQFRRWYSQAGTPVLTVRDDYNPELEQYTLHVTQHTPPTAEQKEKLPLHIPLDIELYDGEGKVIPLQHNGHPVHHVLNVTEEFQSFVFDNVYFQPVPSLLREFSAPVKLDYKWSDAQLTFLMRHARNDFSRWDAAQSLLATYIRLNVARHQQGQPLSLPLHVADAFRAVLLDEQGDPALMALILSLPSENEIAELFEVIDPQAIAEVREALVRTLAKELSDELLAVYRANQSSVYHIEHAEIGKRALKNVCLGYLAFADAEQADKLVQEQYQQATNMTDALAALSAAVAAQLPCRDALLAAYDERWHQDGLVMDKWFVLQATSPAADVLSKVRELLHHRSFTMGNPNRIRSLIGAFASANPSAFHAKDGSGYQFLVEMLTDLNTRNPQVAARMIEPLIRLKRYDAGRQALMRQALETLKGLDKLSGDLYEKITKALNA, encoded by the coding sequence ATGACGCAACAGCCGCAAATTAAATATCGTCACGACTACCGTGCGCCTGATTTCACCATCACCGATATCGATCTGACGTTTGATCTTGATGCGGCCACCACGCGTGTCACCGCAGTCAGCCAGGTGAAGCGTTTAGGGGCTGGCCAGGCAGAACTGCGTCTGGATGGCGAAGACCTCACGCTGGTGTCACTGGCGGTCGATGGCAATGCCTGGTCGCATTATCGCGAGGAAGACGGTGCGCTGGTGCTGAGCCAGTTGCCGGACAACTTCACCCTGACCATCATTAATGATATCCATCCGGATAAAAATACCGCCCTGGAAGGGTTGTACCAGTCGGGTGAAGCGCTGTGCACCCAGTGCGAAGCGGAAGGTTTCCGGCACATCACCTGGTATCTGGATCGCCCGGACGTGCTGGCGCGCTTTACCACCACCATTATTGCTGATGCGGCGCGCTATCCGTTCCTGCTCTCCAACGGTAACAAGCTGGAGAGCGGTCGTCATGAAGATGGCCGTCATTGGGTAAAATGGCAGGATCCGTTCCCGAAACCCTGTTATCTGTTTGCGCTGGTGGCCGGTGATTTTGACGTGCTGCGTGACAGCTTCACCACCCGTTCAGGGCGTGATGTCGCGCTGGAGATCTTCGTCGATCGCGGCAACCTGGATCGTGCTGACTGGGCGATGACCTCGCTGAAAAACAGCATGGCGTGGGATGAAGAACGCTTTGGTCTCGAATACGACCTCGATATCTTTATGATCGTCGCGGTCGATTTCTTCAATATGGGCGCAATGGAGAATAAAGGCCTCAACGTCTTTAACTCAAAATATGTACTGGCGAAAGCGGAAACCGCCACCGACAAAGATTATCTCGGCATCGAAGCGGTGATCGGCCACGAATATTTCCATAACTGGACCGGCAACCGTGTCACCTGCCGCGACTGGTTCCAGCTCAGCCTGAAAGAGGGCCTGACGGTGTTCCGCGATCAGGAATTCAGCTCGGACCTTGGCTCGCGCGCCGTCAATCGTATCGATAACGTCCGCGTAATGCGTGGTGCGCAGTTTGCTGAAGATGCCAGCCCGATGGCACATCCCATCCGTCCGGATCAGGTGATTGAGATGAACAATTTCTACACCCTGACGGTGTATGAAAAAGGTTCTGAAGTGATCCGTATGATGCATACCCTGTTGGGCGAAGAGAATTTCCAGAAGGGGATGCAGCTTTACTTTGAGCGTCACGATGGCAGCGCCGCCACCTGCGACGATTTTGTTCAGGCGATGGAAGATGCTTCCAATGTTGATCTGTCGCAGTTCCGCCGCTGGTATAGCCAGGCGGGTACGCCGGTGCTGACGGTACGTGATGATTACAACCCGGAGCTGGAGCAATATACGCTGCATGTGACCCAGCACACGCCGCCCACCGCTGAGCAGAAAGAGAAACTGCCGCTGCATATCCCGCTGGATATCGAACTTTACGATGGTGAAGGCAAGGTTATTCCGCTGCAACATAACGGCCATCCGGTGCACCATGTGCTGAACGTGACCGAAGAGTTCCAGAGCTTCGTGTTTGATAACGTCTATTTTCAGCCGGTGCCCTCACTGCTGCGTGAATTCTCTGCGCCGGTGAAGCTCGACTATAAATGGAGCGATGCACAGCTGACGTTCCTGATGCGCCATGCGCGCAACGATTTCTCACGCTGGGATGCGGCGCAGAGTCTGCTGGCGACGTATATCCGTCTGAATGTGGCACGTCATCAGCAGGGGCAGCCGCTGTCGCTGCCGCTGCATGTGGCCGATGCTTTCCGTGCGGTGCTGCTGGATGAGCAGGGCGACCCGGCGTTGATGGCGCTGATCCTGTCACTGCCGTCAGAAAATGAAATCGCTGAGTTGTTCGAGGTGATTGATCCGCAGGCGATTGCTGAAGTCCGGGAAGCGCTGGTACGCACCCTGGCCAAAGAACTGAGTGATGAGTTGCTGGCGGTTTATCGTGCTAATCAGAGCAGTGTCTACCACATCGAGCATGCGGAAATTGGCAAGCGTGCGCTGAAAAATGTGTGTCTGGGTTATCTGGCGTTTGCCGATGCGGAACAGGCGGACAAACTGGTGCAGGAACAGTATCAGCAGGCCACCAACATGACCGATGCGCTGGCCGCGTTGTCAGCGGCGGTTGCTGCGCAGTTGCCGTGTCGCGATGCGTTGCTGGCGGCGTATGACGAACGCTGGCATCAGGATGGTCTGGTGATGGACAAATGGTTCGTGTTGCAGGCCACCAGCCCGGCGGCTGACGTCCTGAGCAAAGTGCGGGAGCTATTGCATCATCGTTCCTTCACCATGGGGAACCCGAACCGCATCCGTTCACTGATTGGTGCGTTTGCCTCGGCCAATCCGTCGGCCTTCCATGCCAAAGATGGCAGTGGTTATCAGTTCCTGGTGGAGATGCTGACCGACCTCAACACGCGTAACCCGCAGGTTGCTGCGCGCATGATCGAGCCGCTGATTCGTCTGAAACGTTACGATGCAGGGCGCCAGGCGCTGATGCGTCAGGCGCTGGAGACGCTGAAAGGGCTGGATAAACTGTCCGGGGATCTGTACGAGAAGATCACCAAGGCATTGAATGCGTAA
- the ssuB gene encoding aliphatic sulfonates ABC transporter ATP-binding protein — translation MSTATLTPARLNSGTPVGVNGVVKQYGDRTILNNIDLHIPAGQFVAVVGRSGCGKSTLLRLLAGLESTTRGELLAGNAPLAAAREDTRLMFQDARLLPWKKVIDNVGLGLKGRAWRENAREALEAVGLAERANEWPAALSGGQKQRVALARALIHRPGLLLLDEPLGALDALTRIEMQGLIEALWQQHNFTVLLVTHDVSEAVAMADRVLLIEEGQIGLDLTVDLPRPRRRGSARLAELEAEVLDRVMKRSAAEQPLKFAQQR, via the coding sequence ATGAGCACTGCAACCCTCACCCCGGCGCGTCTGAACAGCGGCACACCGGTGGGCGTTAACGGCGTCGTCAAACAATATGGCGACCGCACCATCCTGAATAATATTGACCTGCATATCCCGGCAGGACAATTTGTCGCCGTCGTTGGCCGCAGCGGCTGTGGGAAAAGTACCCTGCTGCGCCTGCTGGCCGGGCTGGAATCCACCACCCGCGGTGAATTGCTGGCCGGGAATGCCCCACTGGCGGCAGCCCGCGAGGATACGCGTCTGATGTTCCAGGACGCCCGCCTGCTGCCGTGGAAAAAAGTGATTGATAACGTCGGCCTCGGATTGAAAGGCCGCGCCTGGCGTGAAAATGCACGGGAAGCGCTGGAGGCAGTCGGCCTGGCGGAACGCGCCAATGAATGGCCTGCGGCGCTCTCTGGTGGTCAGAAACAGCGTGTGGCGCTGGCACGTGCGTTGATTCACCGTCCCGGCCTGTTGTTGCTGGACGAACCGCTCGGGGCGCTTGATGCGCTGACGCGTATTGAGATGCAGGGACTGATTGAAGCGTTATGGCAGCAACATAACTTCACCGTGCTGTTAGTCACCCACGATGTCAGCGAAGCGGTCGCCATGGCGGACCGGGTGTTGCTGATTGAAGAAGGCCAGATTGGACTGGATTTAACGGTTGATCTGCCGCGCCCACGCCGTCGCGGTTCTGCCCGGCTGGCCGAGCTGGAAGCGGAAGTGCTGGATCGCGTGATGAAGCGGAGCGCCGCTGAGCAACCCCTTAAGTTTGCCCAACAACGATGA